A region of Polyangiaceae bacterium DNA encodes the following proteins:
- the nadE gene encoding NAD(+) synthase, with the protein MRVGIAQIDTRIGDFGGNVRRIVRASQIAGEAGAELCVFPELSVTGYPPRDLLCDPAFVDAAAAAVAEVAEATRALVPLVLGSVLASGEATPGHPGLHDAALLLEGGRVRHRVAKRLLPAFDVFHEPRWFVPGPPCEPVEVGGRKLGLLVCEDLWDEGYPLSPGAELEAAGAELLVCISASPYRVGVFEQRLGQTRRRRVPVVYVNACGANDELIFDGGSFVTRDGQLLTRLPRFAESVTVVDTGAPPEEVETQPVEHEMFQALVSGVRGFARKNGLGRAFLGLSGGIDSSLVACIAKEALGAERVTAIAMPSRYSDPRSTQCAEQLASALGIELVAHPIESLHGALEHDLGAVMGERDSLVAENLQARLRAMILMAHVNRRGGLLLNTSNKTELALGYGTLYGDMAGTLAVIGDVTKPDVYRLARHYDGGRGVIPAFVFERAPSAELRPDQVDPFDYARVSPILEALVTGSPLPPGTLPEEATHLASQLRAAEHKRWQAGIVLKLSEKSFGTGRMLPVTQFRTPLGG; encoded by the coding sequence ATGCGCGTCGGCATCGCCCAGATCGACACGCGCATCGGCGACTTCGGAGGCAACGTCCGTCGCATCGTGCGCGCGTCTCAGATCGCCGGCGAAGCCGGCGCCGAGCTGTGCGTGTTCCCGGAGCTGTCGGTCACCGGCTATCCGCCGCGAGATCTGCTCTGCGATCCGGCGTTCGTGGACGCGGCGGCGGCGGCAGTCGCCGAGGTGGCCGAGGCGACCCGCGCGCTCGTCCCGCTGGTGCTCGGCTCCGTGCTGGCCTCGGGCGAGGCGACCCCGGGGCATCCCGGTCTCCACGACGCGGCGTTGCTGCTCGAGGGGGGCCGGGTCCGGCACCGGGTCGCCAAGCGCCTGCTGCCGGCCTTCGACGTCTTCCACGAGCCACGCTGGTTCGTGCCTGGTCCCCCCTGCGAGCCCGTCGAGGTCGGCGGCCGGAAGCTCGGGCTCTTGGTCTGCGAGGATCTGTGGGACGAGGGCTATCCGCTGTCGCCCGGCGCCGAGCTGGAGGCAGCGGGCGCGGAGCTGCTCGTGTGCATCTCGGCGTCCCCGTATCGGGTCGGGGTCTTCGAGCAGAGGCTCGGGCAAACGCGCCGGCGGCGGGTACCGGTGGTGTACGTCAACGCCTGCGGCGCCAACGACGAGCTGATCTTCGACGGCGGGAGCTTCGTCACCCGCGACGGCCAGCTGCTCACGCGCCTGCCGCGCTTCGCGGAGAGCGTCACCGTCGTGGACACTGGCGCTCCGCCCGAGGAAGTCGAGACCCAACCGGTCGAGCACGAGATGTTCCAGGCGCTGGTCTCCGGAGTCCGAGGTTTCGCGCGGAAGAACGGCCTCGGACGGGCGTTCCTGGGGCTCTCCGGCGGCATCGACTCGAGCCTCGTCGCTTGCATCGCCAAGGAGGCCCTGGGCGCCGAGCGCGTCACGGCAATCGCGATGCCGTCGCGTTACAGCGATCCCCGCTCCACCCAATGCGCCGAGCAGCTCGCGTCTGCCTTGGGCATCGAGCTCGTGGCACACCCGATCGAGTCGCTGCACGGCGCGCTCGAGCACGACCTCGGCGCCGTGATGGGAGAGCGCGACTCGCTGGTCGCCGAGAACCTCCAGGCCCGCTTGCGCGCCATGATCCTGATGGCTCACGTGAACCGCCGCGGCGGCCTGCTCCTGAACACCAGCAACAAGACCGAGCTCGCGCTGGGCTACGGCACGCTGTACGGCGACATGGCGGGGACGCTGGCGGTGATCGGCGACGTGACCAAGCCGGACGTGTATCGGCTGGCCCGCCACTACGACGGGGGCCGCGGCGTGATCCCGGCCTTCGTCTTCGAGCGGGCGCCCAGCGCAGAGCTCCGTCCGGACCAGGTCGACCCCTTCGACTACGCCCGCGTCTCTCCCATCTTGGAGGCGCTGGTCACGGGATCGCCCCTGCCGCCCGGCACGCTGCCGGAAGAGGCGACTCACCTGGCGAGCCAGCTCCGCGCGGCCGAGCACAAGCGCTGGCAGGCGGGCATCGTGCTCAAGCTCAGCGAAAAGTCCTTCGGAACCGGGCGAATGCTGCCAGTGACCCAATTTCGGACACCTCTCGGCGGTTGA
- a CDS encoding sel1 repeat family protein, which translates to MVGANGCGGGGIKPGPNGNGTGIPGRQSADVVSTYAEPLIVDWEPDHRTDLEVLTRDRIAVVRYQKNAIKMLKDCSIEGSYGYVGVNKKEQLIRYDSLDEVAANLPGIFAMGGAKLGADMQKGTTLDIGLVIVGKRTAVRTHADTAELKGECDGATHFVRGATIGAFAVKTGERSKMGTVAGLFGAGVEAKTSSSRSVSNKDGSIEKCETASTEAQKAPEGCGSLLRLELRPLGAPKKAAKDAQGVAAKTDEIPECSAGFVWDGAKCAKQSTVKAFACSGKNEGECRGQCDKNNPKSCAQLAVIYRNAGKDQMQAVAFFKKACGLGDESACAEYGSHLLSGIGVSADRFKAFETFQKACKAGDALGCSHLGRMHRSGTAPEASVDTAFAQFKRACDGGFSQGCVELGVMHEQGVATPRDYKKAFNLYQRACKADNPDGCAHLGILYSADGRGAGLDRVKAMEYFKSACEKNSALGCTELGNTYFRGAGMEREKQKENDEQAAKLYEKACNLWGGAEGCARLGYLMLYGYGVKKDTYNAVVKIEKGCKEGSGYACVELGKIYQSGVYRARDAVKAFEFFEQACNLFEGEGCRLIGQLYRNGEGVARDDARAHQYFERGCRTGHPRTCYEVGQDFYWGKGVKTDHAKAFSHFQHSCSGGYADSCNDTGALYAQGQGVKEDKQKACGLYEVGCEQGSSKACDNLGKLIQEEVCKSSPKERALELFAQSCEKGDATVCGKLASWYRYGTFTQKDAMKAVQFYRKGCDKMHYLSCSDLAGMYRSGYSGMARNDAEAFKYYNRACNGRLESACDAMADMYATGQGVSPNPAEAARIRKGSCERGNTMSCRSLAKMYKEGVGVEKKDPATAATLHEKACYLRSNNDCYELALMYEKGDGVKQDGKKTAEFFQRACNFGNYQACYNMGYFIYRGSADYKKDTALGLTKLRDGCNNYGRWYKDDKEKVKNVWSCSALKKLNQKLGGPAPAGGAGVPVGGTQKM; encoded by the coding sequence ATGGTCGGTGCGAATGGCTGCGGTGGCGGCGGGATCAAGCCGGGCCCGAACGGCAACGGCACCGGTATCCCCGGACGGCAGTCAGCAGACGTCGTCTCGACCTACGCCGAACCGCTCATCGTCGACTGGGAGCCGGATCACCGCACGGACCTGGAGGTCCTGACCCGCGACCGCATCGCCGTCGTCCGCTACCAGAAGAACGCCATCAAGATGCTGAAGGACTGCTCGATCGAGGGCAGCTACGGCTACGTCGGCGTGAACAAGAAGGAGCAGCTGATTCGCTACGACTCTCTGGACGAGGTCGCGGCGAACCTGCCGGGCATCTTCGCGATGGGCGGCGCGAAGCTGGGCGCCGACATGCAGAAGGGCACCACCCTCGACATCGGTCTGGTCATCGTCGGCAAGCGCACGGCGGTGCGTACCCATGCGGACACCGCCGAGCTCAAGGGTGAATGCGACGGCGCCACTCACTTCGTGCGCGGGGCGACCATCGGCGCCTTTGCGGTGAAGACCGGCGAACGCTCGAAGATGGGCACGGTGGCCGGCTTGTTCGGCGCCGGCGTCGAAGCCAAGACCTCGAGTAGCCGCTCGGTCTCCAACAAGGACGGGTCCATCGAGAAGTGCGAGACCGCCAGCACCGAGGCCCAGAAGGCACCGGAGGGCTGCGGCTCGCTCCTGCGCCTCGAGCTCCGACCGCTCGGCGCCCCCAAGAAGGCCGCCAAAGACGCCCAAGGCGTGGCCGCGAAGACCGACGAGATCCCGGAGTGCAGCGCGGGCTTCGTCTGGGACGGCGCGAAGTGCGCGAAGCAGTCCACGGTCAAGGCCTTTGCTTGCTCGGGCAAGAACGAGGGCGAGTGCCGCGGCCAGTGCGACAAGAACAACCCCAAGAGCTGCGCCCAGCTCGCGGTCATCTACCGGAACGCCGGCAAGGACCAGATGCAGGCCGTCGCCTTCTTCAAGAAGGCGTGCGGCCTGGGCGACGAGTCGGCCTGCGCGGAGTACGGCTCACACCTCCTGAGCGGCATCGGCGTCTCCGCCGACCGCTTCAAGGCGTTCGAGACCTTCCAGAAGGCGTGCAAGGCCGGCGACGCTCTGGGCTGCTCGCACCTGGGTCGCATGCACCGCTCGGGCACGGCGCCCGAGGCGAGCGTGGACACGGCCTTCGCCCAGTTCAAGCGCGCCTGCGACGGCGGCTTCTCGCAGGGCTGCGTCGAGCTCGGCGTGATGCACGAGCAGGGGGTGGCCACGCCCCGGGACTACAAGAAGGCGTTCAACCTCTACCAGCGCGCCTGCAAGGCCGACAACCCGGACGGCTGCGCGCACCTCGGCATCCTGTATTCGGCCGACGGGCGCGGTGCCGGGCTCGACCGTGTCAAGGCCATGGAGTACTTCAAGAGCGCCTGCGAGAAGAACAGCGCGCTCGGCTGCACGGAGCTCGGCAACACCTATTTCCGCGGCGCGGGAATGGAGCGCGAGAAGCAGAAGGAGAACGACGAGCAGGCCGCCAAGCTCTACGAGAAGGCCTGCAATCTGTGGGGTGGCGCCGAGGGCTGCGCGCGGCTCGGGTACCTGATGCTCTACGGCTATGGCGTCAAGAAGGACACCTACAACGCCGTCGTGAAGATCGAGAAGGGCTGCAAGGAAGGGAGCGGGTACGCCTGCGTCGAGCTCGGGAAGATCTACCAGTCCGGTGTCTACCGGGCGCGCGACGCGGTGAAGGCGTTCGAGTTCTTCGAGCAGGCCTGCAACCTGTTCGAAGGCGAAGGCTGCCGCTTGATCGGGCAGCTCTACCGCAACGGCGAGGGAGTGGCCCGGGACGACGCCCGGGCTCATCAGTACTTCGAGCGAGGCTGCCGCACCGGCCACCCGCGGACCTGCTACGAGGTCGGACAGGACTTCTACTGGGGCAAGGGAGTGAAGACGGATCACGCCAAGGCGTTCTCCCACTTCCAGCACTCGTGCTCCGGCGGCTACGCGGACTCCTGCAACGACACCGGCGCGCTCTACGCTCAGGGTCAGGGCGTGAAGGAGGACAAGCAGAAGGCGTGTGGGCTGTACGAGGTCGGCTGCGAGCAGGGCAGCTCGAAGGCCTGTGACAACCTGGGCAAGCTGATCCAGGAGGAGGTCTGCAAGAGCTCGCCGAAGGAGCGCGCCCTCGAGCTGTTCGCGCAGTCGTGCGAGAAGGGGGACGCAACCGTCTGTGGCAAGCTGGCCTCGTGGTACCGCTACGGCACGTTCACCCAGAAGGACGCGATGAAGGCCGTGCAGTTCTACCGCAAGGGCTGCGACAAGATGCACTACCTGTCGTGCTCCGACCTCGCCGGGATGTACCGCAGCGGGTACAGCGGCATGGCGCGCAACGACGCAGAGGCGTTCAAGTACTACAATCGGGCCTGCAACGGCCGGCTCGAGTCCGCCTGCGACGCGATGGCCGACATGTACGCCACCGGGCAAGGAGTCTCGCCGAACCCGGCAGAGGCCGCGCGCATCCGCAAGGGCAGCTGCGAGCGAGGCAACACCATGAGTTGCCGCAGCCTGGCCAAGATGTACAAGGAGGGCGTCGGCGTGGAGAAGAAGGACCCGGCGACGGCGGCCACGCTGCACGAGAAGGCCTGCTACCTGCGCTCCAACAACGACTGCTACGAGCTGGCGCTGATGTACGAGAAGGGCGACGGGGTGAAGCAGGACGGCAAGAAGACCGCCGAGTTCTTCCAGCGCGCCTGTAACTTCGGCAACTACCAGGCCTGCTACAACATGGGGTACTTCATCTATCGCGGGTCGGCCGACTACAAGAAGGACACCGCCCTGGGCCTCACCAAGCTGCGCGACGGCTGCAACAACTACGGCCGCTGGTACAAGGACGACAAAGAGAAGGTCAAGAACGTCTGGTCCTGCTCCGCGCTGAAGAAGCTGAACCAGAAGCTCGGGGGCCCCGCCCCGGCTGGCGGTGCGGGCGTCCCGGTGGGTGGAACTCAGAAGATGTGA